The Mytilus edulis chromosome 5, xbMytEdul2.2, whole genome shotgun sequence genomic interval TTCGAGAGATTAATATAATTTTCATTGCAACACAATGGATTCAGTTTTCATTCCGTACAAATACTTAGAActaatatcaatgatataccgcTATATATAATCGTTATGTAATCGATAAACAATAGACAGCACGTTAAAAAatcctgggttgagttcaatatcgtagcggctacgtagctgctatcaatatctatgtagcaactagtctatagctacacattcaatagtcaaaatctacgtagcactatacgcagctgctacgatattgaactcaacccaggacTCCGAAGTGTATTTGTGGATTTAATTTCCGCATGAACcaccaaaagccgaatatttgaaggcCTATAGTTTATAAGAACTGCAATAGCTGATTAAAAGTTAACGATGATTGTTCAGAATtgtacgtttaataatttcatctgcCGATACGATTGCAgaaaaaaagtcgaaaataaaaaaaaaaatatgagggaACACACGTGCATTTGATAATTTtatgccttaacgtacagtaaaaaaaatattaatactcaACCCAAACATACTTTTTCGCTTAATGCGAGTTGAACAGTTTTCACTGTTCCTCCTAAATGATGAGCGTTTTGAATACATCAGAACTGTGTGTGTTTAATAATTCTCTAGCTCAATTTCTGCATACCATTATCATGGTAACACATAATATTGTTTGTAACAAATCATGTATGACATCTGAgtttattacttttacttttaaaatacattaataaaagtttgtctaaatactcgagttacggtcatctttcaaagttacgaccatcatccaaaatatTATAGTTGAATTTACGACCATCACacatttaaagttacgaccatcatgctccaacttttgaatgactattttacgaaaattggaatgattttgTCTATCAAAGTTGgtttcaatatcaacgcactCACAATACGTGTATATGAGACCAGCGGTTTggctcaaatgaaccttttactgcacgaaaatatgaaaagaaaaatttatccctagagttgtctcccatctccggatggtcgtaacttttagttacgaccatccgcttaccaccagtggtATTATACCTTTTGTGTTTAGCTGTTTTCAAGGGAATCAATGGAGTCAAAATTCATACCAATTTCCGTCTGGTGGTGGTTTATTTTAACTCTTGGTTTCATTTGAAGTTTTGGTTCACTGTTAATAATTTATACAGGCAAACAGCTATTTAAGGCAATCTCCTTTCACTTAACGATTTTGATAATTGAAAGTACATTGGGCATTTAAGAAAATTGTATGCTCTAAATATTTTAACCAGCTTATTGTATTCCATAAGTATTGtgaatgttttttgtttgtcaacGTGCACAATATCCGTGTATGATGTATGTATACTTACAATAACAACAATCCAATGGTTCGGAGTAAGCTAAGTAGAACATCTCATATATCATATACATATCAAGAACATTAAggttatttataaataaagtgtTGATTTAACTGTGTTGGAAAAGTACTTGACTTAAAAAATTTGTTCAAATGCACCATACCAATGTAAAAAATGTCGGCACTTAAATCACATGTATGCCTGCTGGATTTCTTATGCTTTAAGAGATCTTTTTGACATAGCGAAAGCAAACGTAAAACGACGAGTTTACGAAAACAATCTTGTTATGCCATGACCTACATGAATACAAATAGAATTTATATTCTAATATATGCAGGTAAATAACAACAGGACTGTTGGTGATGTGTGCACGGTTTCAAAATAGAGACTTTTTGTTTTAGATTATTATGAATATAAAGGTATGAGGCAACATCAGTTTACATTATTATTTTAGTAGATGAAGCTAAGAAGATGAAACTGTAAGAACTGTCAATAAACTTATTCATTCTTACATCCACAATCACCCTTCAATGATACATGGATGTCAAATGAAACACAAATGAGACAAAAAGAAGGCACATAACAAGCGAtctcacaaaaaaaatattatatgctGACCGTTTATTTATATAGATCAAGTCATACAACTATGCAAGGAGAAGTACATACAAATTGTGCAAACCGAACTACGTTTATCATATAAAAACACTTGCGATCTCATCATAAAACGGAAGGTATGTGATTGGGAGCAAAGTgaagttatcatggttatttaatttttcacagtAATCTATATCATCAAATTCATATTgttttacttaaaataaaaattgtaactcTAGTCCTTCATGTTATCTTTTTCCTTCCTTTAGCAATAAGATATTCAAAGATAGACTAAACCAGAGCGATATTGCCCTCCAAATAATTATATGAAGTAAGTCGCTAGTTTGCAATTTAAAACTTTCACTGGCAGAAATTTAGATTTTCACAATTTCTTAATAAAAGTTCTTGTCACTTGATATAAAATGTCGACGTATTGAATATGAGGAACACTAATGATTTCACCAGTGAAGCAGTGTCTGCTTATCTTACCAGAGGATATGACTATACACACAGTTTTTAATTGGATGTGcgtttttagttttctatagaGGTTAGTGAACGTGTTTGTCTTTCTGTCATCTTTGCCAGTTTTTACAAGCAATTTTATGTAAAATGTACCTTTTTAAGGTACATAACTCATGTCAGTGCCCGTGTTCATACTCATTCGAAGCATCAAcctatttttgaaatttctgaCAATTCTTCACTCGAGTGTCATATTTTTGTATTGTAATTGACCCCTGCTGATTTTCAAACTCGTCAAAAATGATAACCGCTGATTTCCGGACTTCCATAAATTGCTGATGCAAAACTTCGAATCGATATGCATTTCATAACAATACTCCAAAATGTTGTGGTTTGAATTCGATTTCCGAACGTGTCCAAAACATTTGATGCTATAAACCCTTGATTGACACTTATGTTCTTAAACGAAACATAAatcgaaaatagactgacaacaccatggctgaaacagaaaaagacaaacagacaaacaatagtacacaaaacacaacatagacaaaTAAATACCAAGCAAAAACCAcatcaaaaactggggttgatctgaGGTGTTCTGGAAGAGTAAACAAATCCTGCTCCCTGCTCATGTTAGTACAGATAtggtaataagtctaatttggtaggtcacatttgtgacaAGGGAACAGGATTGTAGAAACGACaaaaggaacatatccgctatcatctgtgaaacggatatttcataccggtcaacaaactcgtgatggtgtccctAAAATTTACGACGGTATggtttcaacttcatcattttggaactcttggttttttagcttccttgtgagcagcaaccctctatatAGGAAATAATTATAGGATATGAGAAATACAAGCCCCGCAAtttcgtattaattgggagatatatactcagtATGCTggcgctgttggaatgttgctacaatGAAATGTGCtgaattgggaagctgaaatcatcacttttgtcgcaaaaaaaaatgttttcaaccaaccttcattgtcaatttctagatgtatttCAAGATATGAGGCATACCTTACTTTACCTGTTGTATCCTTCATCTCTCTCGCCCCTCTTGTATCTGTAggtcgatgggatagatgcgttcaaaatAGTCTTCAAATTTGGAATAAAGTGTTGAAGTACATTAAAGGCCccaaagtaaaatcattttcgATACACATATGTTGTCAAAATTCAATGTATTGTGGGTTTTTTTCGGAATAAGAGACTTAGAGACGAAGAAAAACATGGGCCGCAACCAACGATCTACCATGATCTTATTAAAACAATTTCAATGTCCATCATAATcacttatatttttatcatttaaagggTTGATTTCTTTTAAATGAGTTAATTGACACATATATCTATTGAACTGTATTTAGCGCCATGATGCATGTAACAATTTTACTTAATTACTTTTACATAGATATAAACCGTATTTTAACCAAATCATTTATCAACCATAATACACACAAAGTTCTTACCATTAGAACCTGAATTCATCCCGATTACCGATAGCACTCATGTCGCCCaatgtttattttcaatattaagtTTCAGTGCGGCAAGGGGACTGCAATATCTGCTCAAAAGTTATTGATTGAGCAATGCAATAATTTGTATCATAGCTTTTTTTCAATGTATCGTAGATAAGTGAGAAACTAATTAGAAACTATGAATGGAAATAAAAGTTGACCTGAAGCAAATGGACTATTCGTTTTCTGCTTCTTAGGTGAAGCAACACTTTTTATATTCAATTCTAAAGTATTTATATATCCTCGGCATGTACACATTTTGGTTTGAGTGTTCATTGTGGATGTATATTCGAGAAAAAAAACCTTGCTATTTATAAAACGTTCTGTAGTTAACTAGCATATATGAATAtgtttttacatttaataaaaataggaaaaaaatctTTGTACACCAATTTATTCACAATCGTATCAGACCGATAATAACCGGTCatgaataaatatcaaaattattatgTCAAGAAATGTTAACACAGTTGAATTAAATAAACACCTACAAATGTAGTAATACACATTTTTTCCATTATGATCTAACAATAATGACGTCATGTCTaaatatagtttatatttttataagttgTAGACATCTGATATATAAAGAACTATACACAATTTCAATTGATGGTGcaatacaaaatgtacacaatAAGGGTATTGCTATATCATATATAGTATATGTTAAAATTGTCACATGAACATTATCTCCTAATCACATTTGCACAAATCTCACCACGACAAATCAAATTGCTGTATTGATGATGTATAATGATTTCTACGAAACTTATGATATGACATATAGCATGTATAAGCGCATAACAGTATTAATTTATTCGTAACAggcatttttatttcttttaagctatttactattttgtgtttatttcaaATGTCATATTGCAAGGGAATGAAGTAGCTCAAAATTACTGTAGTTAGTTATAGCTTAATAGGAGTTTgtctttttttccctttttttataaacttttttttattttaatcaaatatttcaaatatatttattatgtacatgtatatgtggaATAGGATTGAATTTGCGAAATTTATTTGTGAgacatttttttgaaataaaatattttagccGCCGTTATGTCTTGGTGGCCTTGCTGGAATATGCATCTCTGTCTTGATTGGCGGAGGACGCTCGTGTTCAATTTTCTGTTTTATCACCGCCGATTGAGCGCATCTCATTGGAACATTTGATTCTGAAATTATATCAGTATTACCAAGTTGCATTTCTTTTGATGCAACGAAATACTCAGTTTGGTTGCTTCCATCTGTAGAGATGCACGGGTGTAATTTAAGCTGACGGAGGCGACGTCCTGGTCTATGAGTATTATCCGTCATACTATCATCATACCCCATTAATCTGAACATTGGCTTGACATTTTCAATTGTTCCCTGGACGAATTTGTTATGTGCTATCAAGAGGTCCTGTAATTTTTGGAGTGGCAAATTGAAATCTCCTCCAATAAGAACTTCTACGCCATGTGTCCATGCCAGGTATTGCGCCAACCATAAGTAACTTGCAGCACGTTGTTCTAGTTCCTCAGATTCTGTTTGTGTGAGGCTATAATGCCAACTTATGATGTGGAACTGCTTGACAACATGTTGAGTTGGTTGAGGTGATAATATATTCATTAATGGGAAAATCAATTTGCCTAATTGAACACCAGGTACCTTTAGAGTTGGTATTAACTCAAACCAATTTTGTATTTCTAACTCCAATCGTTTGGAGTCGTACAGAAGGCCCGTCTCCGAACTGAAAGCTAAATTTACAGGGCGGTAATCGTTAAGTTTGAATGAAGTCATATCTGAATTGTCACCTGGTAGCAATACCATATCGGGTTCATTCTGCCAGATAACATCATTCAAATGAGACGTCCGTTCAGATTGACACTGCTCTCCATTTCTACCAGCAAGTTTCATGCTAATGATGTTTAGTCTATCTGTATGTTTCCCCATATTGCCTTTAAGTAAAAtggtttttttcataattattaatCATTTATACATAATCTCTAGATAGAATGTAACAATAAAACGTAATAAAAGTTATGTCCATTTCTATTAAACAGAACATTATCTCCATGGTACGCTCGTTCTGAATTGCAAGGATGTAAAGATTGCTTCAATATTCATACgagtatttatttttctttatgaagTTTATGTTACTAGCTATTTCTTTCCTCTTTTTTTACATGTAGCATATACAATAGTAGatccttattttttgtgttaaCACGGCGTAAAGACCCCTTATATATCACAGAAGAAATCGTATTATGAATGCTATCATTCAATCAAAAGCAATATCTATGATTATTGAAGAATTTTTATGTCCATAAACTCGCCCATAAATGATTTTATCAAACTGATTTTCAGAAAATGTAATACAATTCTATAAATAGATTTGTGAATCGATTATGTAACACTACGAATTGAAAAGAAATCATGTGTTATATGATAAAATGGAATTTGTTAATACTAAAGGTAGAGTAGCTTTgttttaaacaaatgtatatgtGTTGGTAAAAgaataatacatttttcaaaaccTCTTCATACTTTACGATCCACATTCACCTTTAGGATATATGTAATGATAAATaagaaaatttttaataaaaattggtcGCAGAATGATAACGATATATAGTCTTCCTAATACAAAATGTACCATTGGTTATTTGCTACAAAATCTAAATGTCCGTAACAAAACGTCAATATTGTTCAATTTGGTGAATTATCATGCATTGACTTCCCTCGTTGtatttttacttataattatatATCAGTAAacttttaatgatattttaaatggaaaaaatatttaaaggaaagGAATAAATAGACTGCAATTAGGTTATGTCCATAATCACGTATAACTCCCTGAAATAATTTAGATATTTCAAGACTAAATTATTCGAGCACTTATTAATTTcttaatattattattgattgatatatttcatttaacttttagcattttgaaatatttagaatattgtacttttgaataaaataactcatattgtaattttcaaaatgacataTGATTATTTACTTAATCTCGTGTGCTGTTCAAAACTCCTGAGTAAATCCTCGTTTTGTTGAAAAAGCTTCCAAGTTCGTTGCGAAATCTACGATGAGTCTATAATAAAGAATCATTTAATTACTTATTTTCGATAATGTGATAGAACAGGGATAGTAACAACAATCACGTAGGTCCAACATCTGATCATAAACAATTTGAAAGACGATTGAAAGGTTAAATACTAATATTTGTTAGTAAGTAAAACCCTCTTTAATGTATAATGATGTTAGTCAATGTTCCAATATTCTTCGGTTGTGATTTATTGTATACATACAAACAAATGGAAATTGTTCTTGACTCACAACCGACACCTATCCATAACAATTTTCCGCCACTGCAGCTTTTTCAACAGAATAATGTATTAATACTATAAAAGACGCACCAATTGTATAAAGTAGTGTTCTTATTTAAGTTTCTTATACATTGTTCTTACATAAAATAATAGCGgttcatttgaaaatatttcatgaagTGCCTGGCATTTTTTTCAGTTAATAAATCTATGGTAAACTGACATGATTTAAGCTTTAGAAAAAAGGTCCAAATACACCAGCACCATTTTTACGATTTTGGCAACAGTATCCACAGTAGCAGGGGTCAAGAAAGATTTTTGAAATTATATGACAtgcctgataaaaaaaaattcactctAATGCACTATATGATatgatattatattattgttGGAGGCCGTATGATGAGACTTATAGTTGATCACATCCACGAAGATAGTTGTCTCATGAGAAATCATACCGTACCCAGTCTGTTTCTTTAACATTTACACAACATATGTTTAGGTATTTCCTTCCGTCGCCTATTAAAACGGTTTAAGAATTAGGAATGTTCTGAAGCtaaaattgagttttttttttcactAGAAGCACTTGCATTGTGTTCATTCTGTTTGAATATATACAAATATCTGTTAGACATTAGATAAGAAAGTAATGAATTAGACAAACTTATAATTCTTACCTGTACATGTATGTCAGCTTATCGAATGTAGCATTGCCTATAAGAAATATTCTACGCCGCAAATGGTTTTAATTACAATATCAGAAAAGTTCCAACTATAAATAGCTTGTTTTCTAAAAATACGTAGCggatttttcgtttccttatATAGTTGTAGATAACATACAATGTTCGGGAAAATACCCAAAAAAAAATAGAAGGAAAAgagtgaaataaatatattacttttaATAGTACGTATTTTTGGCATTTCATAGACAAATTTTAAATCTAAAACTGGTATTGCCTACATTTGAcatgtgaaaataaaataatataatgcCTTAACGATTGTCTGTAAAGTCATGCAAACAGTGACAACCGAAAGTAATTTTTTAGTATTTCAAGGATCAACTTTACAAATAAGagttacaaaaagaaatatatggtTATCTGAAAAAATGTTAATAGTCTTATTAAGCCCCATTGTTAATAACATAACAGTTACCAAATCAGGTATATAAAAGGCTCTGAATATATCAAGCGTACAATCACGGACCAACACAGTCggaacaaaagacaaacatcgACGTAATAAAAACATTAGTAAATATATAGGTATATGTTTGTATGCTCATATAAAACTTGTTTCTCGAAGGCTTGCACAACAATAGCTTAGTTGACGAGCAAACGTAACGTTACATCATAATCGAAACCAGGATAATGTTTAAATTAAACTATTTATATCAATGCAAAAGATTGTGATTACCGGGATATTTTGTTCATATTAGATTGGGAAGGTTTAATAAATGATGATATGTGCCTAAATACATTGTAGTTCTATTTTGGTATGATTTTAGGTTTAGCTTTGTGCCatggtatttttgttttgtatttgtttttgtttttttgtattcttcaatttttttcattcCCCTTTACTATCTATCATCTTCCTTTTGATTTTGTAGCACTTGTTTCTCTTGACTTcttatttgtattgtttgtttatttcccTCCAGATAGTGAGTTTGATACCCCTTTTAGTTTATACACTGTAACCTCGATGAAAAGTATTTATTATTTACTTCATTCATAATACAGTAACGGTGTACAAAATTTCCATGCATTATAAACAAATCCCGCatacaaattttacattttataaacatatataagaCGAACAATGAATTAAAACCTGGTTattcatgaaaatatataaaacgatGAACCGAGCAGATGAACAAACTTATTCTATTATTTATAAATTCATGCACGTATGTAGTTTTTAGTAAAACCAGGTATCAATGTCCATGATGtcatgaatatatattttaatcagCTTTTTGAAAACTCAAAAGTGAAAGTAGAATTTAAAAGAAGTACTTTTATCTAATGTTCACTTAATgtgtactacagtacatgctaGTTATACGATATAAATAAAAAGAGGACATTTGAATAAGGGTAATGATTAATGAAACAAAATCCTTACGATACACTGACAGAGGCAAACAAAACAGTGCTCTACTTGATGTTTGTCTTATTTCACAGTCATAGTAGTtcaaacacagcaaacgaatggattacagctgtcatattccgaacttggtacatacatttttatatgtagaaaatggtggattgaacctggtttaatagctagctaatcGCTCACTTTTAtggcagtcgcataaaattccattattttgacaacgatgcgtgaacaaaacaaacagacacaataggaaaaaatgtcaaaagtaggggtacagcagtcaccaTTGCGTTATAaactttatctttttaaaaacaaacaattgtaacaaagaagcacaaaattcatacatcaaatttaaaaactcatctattgctttttttattatacgaatttatttatatctatgtaaAATATCCACCGATAAAAGATTGAACGATTTTAAGCACTGGGATCAGAACCTTACCCTGACAGGTACATAATGAGATTAACATTTACTCTGAAGTAGAATGGCGGTTAATAATATTGCTAAAACGACAACACTAAGAGAcagaaatacagtacaaacaaactCAAGAACACTCAACACAGAGAAACGcaataataaatgatataataCTTGTTACAACATGTAAACCGCAGAATAACTAGGAACCTTTTCCTTTAACGTTGGACAGTACGACGTCAGAATAGGTAACTAAAGAAACAAAGCGAAATGATAGTGATACATACATtaacagttactgacatgccagctccagacatcaatttacactgattgaaagattatttcttcatcatatgaaaatcgaGCACAccccctcccgttaggggtttagtatcataccgcCAAAAAAcatatgagaagaatataacccgtaTCATGCGAACAACTGGTTGTAGTAtacatgtgtttatttccgatgcaaagacactATGAGTGAATCAGAATCATTGTTAAAACATAAATATACCACCTTCAATGACTTGACAACAATATCGCTCAACTATAGAGTATCAAATACAGCCAAAATCACaacttcaacttttgttttatctgTAATGATCTTTAACTTAAGTGATAATTATGTTTCACGATTTAGTTTACATTTACGCTTATTACGAGATCAAACAGAGTTTAATAGAGAGTTTTCAAAGACTCGTGTCAAAAATAAAAGCATTGAATCAACTTTCTTTCATGGTCAGGTCTATGTTGCACAGTATTTAGTTgtctataaattgttttgttttgtttttgtttgtcttttgtttgtttgtttgtttgtttgtttgtttgttgtttctatGCGTTCTCCTCTACAACTTGATCTGGCtaaataataatacaaatatgatatgtaAACAGTagctttatttataataaataatacaacCCAAACATATACAATTGTGTtacacccccacccccccccccccactaaacatgctaaataccACAAATAAAACAGATTAAATGTAGTTTCTTGTTATATTATCACACAGTGTAGCAAGAACATCAAAAACGTTTATAGTATTAACATGTGTATGTGTAAGTCTATACTAAGTCACATGaagtttacagtttattttagatttatgtgtttgactgtccctttggtatctttcgaccctcttttacAAGTGCAAATACAATGTCATCGTTAACAATTTAACAACCCATCAGAGCTTTGATAATGaatatgatgaaatcatacaaTGAACACATGAAAAGTTTTGATTAATATAgtaaacagacttttttttacaaaatatatatacgcAATTGTTATAGGGCTTTGCGTTTTGAATTTCCTTAgagattttttacaaaatattcacgATATTTACTacttaataaacttgttttaacaatttttattctttttttctacattttacattttctattttttaattataaattataaatatatatacatgctgATATACAAAAATGAAACTTAACAATCAGATAAATAAAAAAGACTTAATACatgtgattaaaaaataataGGGAATGCTTTTATCCACCGTTGTGTCTTGGTGGCCTTGATGGAATGCACATTTCTGTCTTCGTTGGCGCAGGACAGTAACTCTGAGTAGCTGGTCTGGTTACTGTTAGTGTTGCACATCTTCCGGGAAGTGTCGAGGCTGTCATCATTTCAGTCTTACATAGCTGCATTTCTTTTGATGCAACAAAGTAGTCCGTTTCTTGGTTAATACCTGCAACCGACTTACACTTATGCAGTTTAAGTTGTCGGAGTCGACGTCCAGGACGATTTACATTGTCAGTCATTTCATCCATGTAGCCCATTTCCCTAAAAAATGGTTTGATATCTTCAACTTGCTTTTGGACAAGTGTATTATGTTCACTCAGGAGCTTTTGTATCTGTTGAATTGGCAAATTAAAGTCGCCTCCAATCAGGATTTCCACTCCAGAAATCCAACCAAGATATTGCGCCAACCATAAGTAACGAAACGCAAACTGGTAGAGTTCCTGTGTTGTTGTTTGAGTCAGCTCCCAATGCCAGCTTATACAATGAAACTGCTTAACAACATGTTGTGTAGGTTTAGGAGCCAGGATGTCAACTAAGGGATACATCAGTTTGCCTTGTGCGATGCCAGGAACCACTAAAGATGGTATCAGATCGTACCAATTTGGTGTTTGCAGTTGTAGTCTCTTAGTATCGTACAAAAGAACAGTCTCGTGGTTGTGATGGACTTGTGTTTGACGATAATCTTTTAAAACAGGTGACGACATATCAGGATCGTCTCCCGGCAAAAACAATATATCGGGTTCGTTGTCTCCGATTATATCGTCAAGATAAGACTTTCGATAGTTCTGGTATTGTCTTCCCTTTCTCCCAGAAGCATTCATACTAACGATTGTAAGTCTGTCTGTGTCTCGTCCCATATTTAATTTCTgtaattaatttgaaaatatcatgTAAATGACAACTTTAATGTAAATTTGATACTTGATGCATAGATCaactaaaatcatgaaaatatacaCCAAGAAAAAGTTTGTGTCTGTTAACGCGTCCATAAATTGATAgaattaattttcagaaaatatacACTTATCTAAAAATAAACCTGAGATCGATTACATAACTTTAAACACAAAATAGTTAATAGATATGTTGCGCATGTATCTGGATGTATTTACAATAGGCTGTCGGTATGGTTAAAATACTTTTTGATGTTattcaatttaatttttgttttcttctccACGCACCAGGGCTCTCTCCTTTGAGAACTCATACGATTCCTGCTGGTTTCgtcttttatctttatttttgtctGTTTACTCATGTTACTCTTGTTAatgaaataatgatattttaacatTGGTTAACTGTACGAATGTATGttggtttattttttacatatgaGACATGAAATGAGATAATAACAATTTACTACTTACTTTTCTGACcttctttatattgttgttcTTTTAATTCCTTTATTTGATTTGAAAGTTACGcaatttctgaaaaaaagaaaattctttattttacaaagtttttacatgaatatatttttttattttcttgcagtccattttttatcgatttcttGTTTGTGAACACACGTACGATTTAACTTTTACTTTCACTATCATCAAAACGATTGTTTGAAAACTACTGTCATAAATGCacatatttcatatatttgtaAGAAAATACAACGTAAGAATATATAGTTTAGTAAGGCATTATGTTCTTATAAAGTGATATGATTTGTTACCAATTCTATAAATAGATATCACTATTTAGTAATaaatattattgca includes:
- the LOC139523595 gene encoding uncharacterized protein, which encodes MGKHTDRLNIISMKLAGRNGEQCQSERTSHLNDVIWQNEPDMVLLPGDNSDMTSFKLNDYRPVNLAFSSETGLLYDSKRLELEIQNWFELIPTLKVPGVQLGKLIFPLMNILSPQPTQHVVKQFHIISWHYSLTQTESEELEQRAASYLWLAQYLAWTHGVEVLIGGDFNLPLQKLQDLLIAHNKFVQGTIENVKPMFRLMGYDDSMTDNTHRPGRRLRQLKLHPCISTDGSNQTEYFVASKEMQLGNTDIISESNVPMRCAQSAVIKQKIEHERPPPIKTEMHIPARPPRHNGG
- the LOC139523596 gene encoding uncharacterized protein, producing MGRDTDRLTIVSMNASGRKGRQYQNYRKSYLDDIIGDNEPDILFLPGDDPDMSSPVLKDYRQTQVHHNHETVLLYDTKRLQLQTPNWYDLIPSLVVPGIAQGKLMYPLVDILAPKPTQHVVKQFHCISWHWELTQTTTQELYQFAFRYLWLAQYLGWISGVEILIGGDFNLPIQQIQKLLSEHNTLVQKQVEDIKPFFREMGYMDEMTDNVNRPGRRLRQLKLHKCKSVAGINQETDYFVASKEMQLCKTEMMTASTLPGRCATLTVTRPATQSYCPAPTKTEMCIPSRPPRHNGG